A part of Bacillus rossius redtenbacheri isolate Brsri chromosome 1, Brsri_v3, whole genome shotgun sequence genomic DNA contains:
- the LOC134539902 gene encoding protein tipE: MADEPEIIPQTFLEKLLFYTTAFFVLLGTFSLFAFLFLVPFVIEPAFTTIFMEFEPEAASCRTLDVETRHGVSNCSWSSCREGCTKEVYECTQIRVNYKVSSPPDDDEVASELRQLREEAVEVELHEYLRNKRSTTPRGGSSYLYYMRALRRLVGGPEPRRYRRAIRDYDYPIVEEEEVFDLQPEEPEDLEEERTGLMGNDSEWYYVGAKLFPNVKGCGYPPMLNCTIFLKKYKEVGTNFSCYWSHIDPGLVISDLDMHQVYMNLVYAMGIPIPSFIASVIYLTFAYFKIYNEDEEEALVKDDGDGDGDPEKAGSPTAQLTSGAITPGSEVFREDLMSFGHQLKVAMADEMSRESLGDAVSAIGNSNSVTGNMARSMTTSISASHGPIANV, translated from the exons ATGGCCGACGAGCCGGAGATCATCCCGCAGACGTTCCTCGAGAAGCTGCTCTTCTACACCACCGCCTTCTTCGTGCTGCTGGGCACCTTCAGCCTGTTCGCCTTCCTGTTCCTGGTGCCGTTCGTGATCGAGCCCGCCTTCACCACCATCTTCATGGAGTTCGAGCCCGAGGCGGCCAGCTGCCGCACGCTGGACGTGGAGACCCGCCACGGCGTGTCCAACTGCAGCTGGAGCAGCTGTCGCGAGGGCTGCACCAAGGAGGTGTACGAGTGCACGCAGATCCGCGTCAACTACAAGGTGTCCTCGCCGCCCGACGACGACGAGGTGGCGAGTGAGCTGCGCCAGCTGCGGGAGGAGGCCGTAGAGGTGGAGCTGCACGAGTACCTGCGCAACAAGAGGTCGACGACCCCGCGCGGAGGCAGCAGCTACCTCTACTACATGCGCGCCCTGCGGCGGCTGGTGGGGGGGCCCGAGCCGCGGCGCTACCGGCGCGCCATCCGCGACTACGACTACCCCATCGTCGAGGAGGAGGAGGTGTTCGATCTGCAGCCCGAGGAGCCGGAGGACCTGGAGGAAGAGCGCACCGGGCTGATGGGAAACGACTCGGAGTGGTACTACGTCGGCGCCAAGCTGTTCCCGAACGTGAAGGGCTGCGGGTACCCGCCCATGCTCAACTGCACCATCTTCCTGAAGAAGTACAAGGAGGTGGGCACCAATTTCTCGTGCTACTGGAGCCACATCGACCCGGGACTGGTGATCAGCGACCTGGACATGCACCAGGTGTACATGAACCTCGTGTACGCCATGGGGATCCCCATACCTTCCTTCATCGCGTCCGTCATCTACCTCACGTTCGCCTACTTCAAGATCTACAACGAGGACGAGGAGGAGGCGCTGGTGAAGGACGACGGCGACGGCGACGGCGACCCGGAGAAGGCGGGCAGCCCCACGGCGCAGCTGACCAGCGGTGCCATCACGCCCGGCAGCGAGGTCTTCCGCGAGGACCTCATGAGCTTCGGCCACCAGCTGAAGGTGGCCATGGCGGACGAGATGAGCCGCGAGAGCTTGGGCGACGCCGTGTCCGCCATCGGCAACTCCAACTCCGTCACCGG GAACATGGCCAGGTCGATGACCACGAGCATCTCCGCCTCCCACGGGCCAATCGCCAACGTTTGA